The following coding sequences are from one Triticum dicoccoides isolate Atlit2015 ecotype Zavitan chromosome 4A, WEW_v2.0, whole genome shotgun sequence window:
- the LOC119284328 gene encoding RING-H2 finger protein ATL70-like → WAAMPRLLPNLVLRPAHLRRLSSWLLGACIGYPNDLGYADHHHHHHQGQYHDDHGLKELEEHCPAVRFDELSVSNVGTSAGTPIHPEGCVVCLSDFHGAARVRRPRGCQHVFHFGCLDRWAAHGHRTCPLCRAPFLPPFLLPMPFPTS, encoded by the coding sequence TGGGCGGCGATGCCCAGGCTGCTGCCCAACCTCGTCTTACGGCCTGCCCACCTCCGCCGCCTCTCTTCGTGGCTGCTAGGCGCCTGCATCGGCTACCCCAACGACTTGGGCTAcgccgaccaccaccaccaccaccaccagggccaGTACCACGACGACCACGGCCTCAAGGAGCTGGAGGAGCACTGCCCGGCGGTGCGCTTCGATGAGCTCTCCGTATCCAACGTCGGCACCAGCGCCGGGACGCCCATCCACCCAGAGGGATGCGTGGTGTGCCTTAGTGACTTCCACGGTGCCGCACGTGTGCGCCGGCCGCGGGGCTGCCAGCACGTCTTCCACTTTGGCTGCCTCGACCGCTGGGCCGCTCACGGCCACCGCACCTGCCCGCTTTGCCGGGCTCCGTTCCTCCCGCCCTTCCTCCTGCCCATGCCGTTCCCGACGTCGTGA